In Cryptomeria japonica chromosome 10, Sugi_1.0, whole genome shotgun sequence, a genomic segment contains:
- the LOC131064343 gene encoding dirigent protein 2 yields the protein MNRVAELCVIFTIILCGKGANGADKTMVFYMHDVLTGNSQTAKPVVVPSGSGSNLEFGAMTVIDDVLTETADPSSKVVGRGQGMYVTSSLDVSNFLLVFTAVLTSSEYAKSTINFQGADRFVQSKRDVSVVGGTGMFKFAQGYATIESAGLASANVVLKFTVVLRYDSNSSTPATSTGSGDNTLPFSSGKMCSPSRLSIYSLIFLLQLLLCLDFGQLGFF from the coding sequence ATGAACAGAGTGGCGGAATTGTGCGTGATATTTACGATTATATTATGCGGGAAAGGAGCCAATGGCGCTGATAAAACCATGGTGTTTTACATGCATGATGTACTGACAGGAAATTCACAGACGGCAAAGCCCGTTGTGGTTCCAAGCGGATCCGGCAGCAATTTGGAATTCGGAGCAATGACAGTAATTGACGATGTGCTAACAGAGACGGCGGATCCGTCTTCCAAGGTTGTGGGAAGAGGGCAGGGCATGTATGTTACATCGTCCCTGGATGTGTCCAATTTTCTGCTGGTCTTCACGGCCGTCCTGACCAGTTCAGAGTATGCTAAGAGCACCATCAATTTCCAGGGCGCAGACAGATTTGTGCAGTCGAAGAGAGATGTATCTGTTGTAGGAGGAACAGGGATGTTTAAATTTGCTCAGGGGTATGCAACCATTGAGAGTGCCGGTCTCGCTTCGGCTAATGTGGTCCTCAAATTTACAGTTGTTTTGCGTTATGATAGTAACAGTTCCACTCCAGCTACATCTACAGGAAGCGGTGATAACACATTGCCCTTTTCCAGTGGAAAAATGTGTAGCCCTTCCAGACTGAGTATTTATTCGTTGATTTTTCTGCTACAGTTGCTGCTGTGTCTCGATTTTGGGCAGTTGGGATTCTTTTGA